One genomic window of Mucilaginibacter sp. SJ includes the following:
- a CDS encoding glycoside hydrolase family 3 protein, with protein sequence MASTIKHKLLCCLVMLAALLKFSIANAQVPFYKDTSQSIDSRVKDLLSKLTIEEKISLLGYRSQAVPRLGIPAYNWWNEALHGVARAGEATIFPQAIGMSATFNEDLLKQVSTAISTEARAKYNLAIAQDRHLQYMGLTFWTPNINIFRDPRWGRGQETYGEDPFLTGRMGSAFVKGLQGDDPKYLKTSATAKHFAVHSGPEATRDKFDAKVDEKDLRETYLYAFHELVKNHVESVMSAYNRVNGVPNSINKMLLTDILRKEWGFSGHVVTDCGALDDVYLTHKTLPTAVEVAAAAIKAGVDLDCSSILQNDGIKAIKQGLLTEKDVDQALSAILRTEFKLGFYDAPTANPYHGYGADSVHNQQHLALARKVAQQSMVLLKNNNNVLPFKKSSYSSIMVVGPNAASLDAMIANYHGTSSKVINFVEGITGAVDKATRVEYDLGCDYKDTTHFGGTWAAGNADATIAVIGLSPVLEGEAGDAFLSESGGDKKNLSLPASEIAFIKELRKSVKNKPLVAVITAGSDVDVSAIEPYADAIIFAWYPGEQGGNALADIIFGDVSPSGHLPLTFYKGMSDLPDYSDYNMKNRTYRYYTGPVQYPFGFGLSYTSFTYTLGSKLKTTYKKADTLAVTVKVKNTGKFNGDEVVQAYIKYPNIDRMPVKELKSFKRISLEQDKEGSVTLKIPVQDLQKWDLATHKWKLYPGSYKLVLGSNSADEKLVADFKMAD encoded by the coding sequence ATGGCTTCCACCATAAAACACAAACTCCTATGTTGTTTGGTAATGCTTGCGGCATTACTAAAATTTTCTATCGCAAATGCGCAGGTCCCTTTTTATAAAGATACTTCGCAATCGATTGATTCACGTGTGAAAGATCTTTTATCAAAATTAACCATCGAAGAAAAAATCTCCTTATTAGGCTACCGCAGCCAGGCCGTGCCTCGTTTAGGCATCCCGGCCTATAACTGGTGGAACGAGGCCTTACATGGTGTAGCCCGTGCCGGTGAAGCAACCATATTTCCGCAGGCTATCGGTATGTCGGCTACATTTAATGAAGATCTGTTAAAGCAGGTATCAACGGCCATATCAACTGAAGCCCGTGCAAAATATAACCTGGCCATTGCACAAGACAGGCATCTGCAATATATGGGGCTCACCTTTTGGACACCTAATATCAACATCTTCCGCGATCCACGCTGGGGCCGCGGCCAGGAAACTTATGGTGAAGACCCTTTCCTGACCGGCCGCATGGGCTCTGCCTTTGTTAAAGGTTTGCAGGGCGATGATCCTAAATACTTGAAAACATCTGCCACGGCCAAACATTTTGCCGTACATAGTGGGCCCGAAGCCACCCGCGATAAATTTGACGCTAAGGTTGATGAAAAAGACCTTCGCGAAACCTACCTGTATGCTTTTCACGAACTCGTTAAAAACCACGTTGAATCGGTAATGAGCGCTTACAATCGCGTTAACGGTGTACCAAACTCTATCAATAAAATGCTGCTTACCGACATCCTGCGAAAAGAATGGGGCTTTAGCGGCCATGTAGTAACTGATTGTGGTGCCCTGGACGATGTATACCTTACCCACAAAACCTTGCCAACTGCGGTTGAAGTAGCTGCCGCTGCCATCAAGGCCGGCGTCGACCTGGATTGCTCGTCCATTTTACAAAACGACGGTATCAAAGCTATTAAACAGGGTTTACTTACCGAAAAAGATGTTGACCAGGCCCTGAGCGCTATCTTACGCACCGAATTTAAACTGGGCTTTTATGACGCCCCGACCGCTAATCCTTATCATGGTTATGGTGCCGACAGTGTTCACAATCAGCAGCATTTGGCTTTGGCCCGTAAAGTGGCCCAGCAAAGTATGGTATTGTTAAAGAATAACAACAATGTTTTGCCATTCAAAAAAAGCAGCTACTCCAGCATTATGGTGGTTGGGCCAAACGCGGCCTCGCTCGATGCCATGATAGCTAATTATCATGGAACCAGCAGCAAAGTGATCAATTTTGTTGAGGGCATTACCGGAGCGGTTGATAAGGCTACCCGCGTTGAATATGACCTGGGATGTGATTATAAAGACACCACCCACTTTGGGGGTACCTGGGCAGCCGGCAATGCCGATGCAACCATTGCAGTGATCGGCCTCTCTCCTGTTTTAGAGGGCGAAGCAGGCGATGCTTTCCTGTCTGAAAGCGGCGGCGATAAAAAAAACCTGAGCCTGCCTGCCAGCGAAATTGCTTTTATTAAAGAACTGCGCAAAAGCGTAAAAAACAAGCCCCTTGTAGCAGTAATAACCGCAGGCAGCGATGTTGATGTATCCGCTATCGAGCCTTATGCCGATGCCATTATATTTGCCTGGTACCCCGGCGAACAGGGCGGCAATGCATTAGCTGATATTATTTTTGGCGATGTTTCGCCTTCGGGCCACCTGCCGCTTACTTTTTATAAAGGTATGAGCGATTTGCCCGATTACAGCGATTACAACATGAAAAACCGCACTTACCGCTATTATACCGGTCCGGTGCAATATCCTTTTGGGTTTGGTTTAAGCTATACGTCGTTTACCTACACCCTGGGCAGTAAATTAAAAACCACCTATAAAAAAGCCGATACCCTTGCAGTAACAGTAAAAGTTAAAAACACCGGTAAATTTAATGGCGATGAAGTAGTACAGGCCTATATCAAATACCCTAACATCGACAGAATGCCGGTTAAAGAGTTAAAAAGCTTTAAACGCATTAGCCTGGAGCAGGATAAAGAAGGTTCGGTTACATTAAAAATCCCGGTTCAGGATTTACAAAAATGGGATCTCGCCACACACAAATGGAAGCTTTATCCCGGCAGCTACAAATTAGTACTGGGAAGCAACTCAGCCGATGAAAAGTTGGTGGCTGATTTTAAGATGGCTGATTAA
- a CDS encoding SusC/RagA family TonB-linked outer membrane protein, whose product MKIRFTLILFFNLLAILTVYSQTRVTINLKSADFKKVISAIERQSIYHFVYSERKIPTLNKVDINVDNEDVKSVLDKILANSGFAYTELANHLIVIAPIDVIVNVVKVTGIVVDENGAPLAGATVRVRGSTMGASTDLNGAFSFEAPDQSTLIISFVGYVTRDVKLSGTTLLKITLTASNILNEVVVTALGIKKDEKKVGYSVTTIGGEVLDKAKESNVAYSLEGRVAGLSINGVNGGPASSARILLRGVTSFGASAPLFIINGVPIDNTQRGAANEWGGADFGDGISNINPDDVESMTVLKGQAASALYGARAANGVILITTKTAKKNSGFGVEFNTNYQTDKAINTFDYQTVYGQGLYGIRPASVNNAITSGNFGWGEKLDGKPTIQFDGKYYPYSAVTDNIDKFYRRGYTYTNTVAFNGGNETGAFRLSVSDLRNGSIIRNSGLNRKTVNLTATQGITDKFNVNVIANYIDESSNLKPNLSDGPLNPNNIQYLAANENQAALAPGFDSNGNELRWTGDTFVTNPYFAVNKFVNNISRNRLISAITARYNIQSWLYAQARLGDDVLYDKRLTITPTGTAYSPGDAGSMDEQSSTERSEFNADVLIGAKHDIIKKLLSFDLSAGVNLRKNSYEYTRLFGGPFIIPNFYSYSNLATKSSSYDYKSSETHSTYYSVDLSLKDFLTLTTTGRYDTYSTLPVDNRSIFTPSVSASILFSDLIHIPELDFGKLRLSYAQTSGEPTDVYITSQYYTLTNPVNGIPAGGFSDSLPNLFLKPYTLTEMEVGTDLKFLNGRLGLDVAYFHRKTRNEIIKGDLDLATGFARRFIPTGSTQNNGIEISINATPIKTVNFNWSPSFNFTYVQNKILQTDGTPESANISFGTYRPLNAATALVKGLPGPQIMANDYLRNSKGQIIFDGNGLPQAGPRVPMGSAVPNIYGGVNNNFTYKKFSLSFLVDYRFGNKILSATNYNSIYRGFNKLTLPGRETGVVGDGVNANGDKNTVVVPAQTYYQALAQSVSALNVLDGRFIKLRQVTFGYTFSKGFLKHTPFEGITFSLVGRNLWTIMKRSDNIDPESGFSPDIKYAGIEGASLPPTHTYGININFKLKK is encoded by the coding sequence ATGAAAATACGGTTTACGTTAATATTATTCTTCAATTTACTGGCTATATTAACTGTATATTCACAAACCCGTGTCACTATCAATTTAAAATCGGCCGATTTTAAAAAGGTAATCTCAGCCATCGAACGTCAAAGCATTTATCATTTTGTTTACAGCGAAAGAAAAATCCCTACTTTAAACAAAGTTGACATAAATGTTGATAATGAAGATGTTAAAAGTGTTTTAGATAAAATTTTGGCCAATTCGGGTTTCGCTTATACCGAGCTTGCCAATCACCTGATAGTGATTGCCCCTATTGATGTAATAGTTAACGTAGTTAAAGTAACGGGCATTGTTGTTGATGAAAATGGCGCACCGCTTGCCGGCGCTACAGTTAGGGTAAGAGGTTCAACCATGGGAGCCTCAACGGACCTGAATGGTGCCTTTTCGTTTGAGGCCCCCGACCAATCAACATTAATTATCAGTTTCGTTGGCTATGTTACAAGGGATGTAAAATTATCGGGCACAACTCTTCTTAAAATTACGCTCACTGCAAGCAATATCTTAAACGAAGTTGTGGTAACAGCACTCGGCATAAAAAAAGATGAGAAAAAAGTTGGCTATTCGGTAACGACTATAGGCGGCGAAGTGCTCGATAAAGCCAAAGAATCAAATGTAGCTTACTCATTAGAAGGCCGTGTAGCCGGTTTAAGTATCAATGGAGTTAACGGCGGGCCAGCGTCATCAGCTCGGATCCTACTTAGGGGAGTGACCAGTTTTGGAGCAAGCGCCCCGCTTTTTATCATTAATGGCGTCCCTATTGACAACACCCAGCGTGGGGCAGCCAACGAATGGGGCGGCGCCGATTTTGGCGACGGCATAAGCAATATCAACCCCGATGATGTTGAAAGCATGACTGTACTCAAGGGCCAGGCTGCATCGGCACTGTACGGGGCGAGGGCCGCTAATGGCGTAATCCTGATCACTACTAAAACAGCGAAAAAGAATTCGGGATTTGGCGTAGAGTTTAACACCAACTATCAAACAGATAAAGCGATTAATACTTTTGATTATCAAACAGTTTACGGACAGGGTTTGTACGGCATCAGGCCGGCATCTGTAAATAATGCCATAACATCGGGCAATTTTGGATGGGGTGAAAAGCTGGATGGAAAACCAACTATCCAATTTGACGGTAAATATTACCCTTACTCGGCAGTTACAGATAATATTGATAAGTTTTACCGTCGTGGTTATACCTATACCAATACAGTTGCTTTTAACGGCGGTAATGAAACGGGGGCTTTTCGTCTGTCGGTCTCCGACCTGAGGAATGGTTCAATCATCCGTAACAGCGGCCTTAATCGTAAAACGGTAAACCTAACTGCTACACAGGGAATTACTGATAAATTCAATGTAAATGTTATTGCAAACTATATAGACGAATCATCAAACCTGAAGCCCAATTTGAGCGATGGGCCTCTTAATCCTAATAATATTCAATACCTTGCTGCAAACGAAAACCAGGCAGCTCTGGCACCGGGATTTGACTCGAACGGAAACGAACTGAGGTGGACAGGCGATACATTTGTTACCAATCCATATTTTGCTGTAAACAAATTTGTTAATAATATAAGCCGCAATCGGTTGATATCTGCCATTACTGCCCGCTACAATATCCAAAGCTGGCTGTATGCACAAGCCCGTTTAGGCGATGACGTGTTATACGATAAACGGCTAACCATTACCCCTACCGGTACTGCTTACTCGCCCGGCGACGCAGGATCGATGGATGAACAGTCCTCTACAGAACGTTCAGAGTTTAATGCCGACGTTTTGATTGGTGCTAAACATGATATTATAAAAAAGCTGCTTAGTTTTGACTTATCCGCAGGGGTAAACCTTCGTAAAAACAGCTATGAATATACTCGTCTTTTCGGGGGGCCGTTTATCATACCTAATTTTTACAGTTATAGTAACCTGGCAACCAAAAGCAGCAGCTATGATTATAAAAGTTCTGAAACGCACTCAACCTATTATTCAGTCGATCTTTCGTTAAAAGATTTTTTAACATTAACCACCACTGGCCGTTACGATACCTACTCAACCCTGCCTGTTGATAACCGGAGTATTTTTACGCCATCGGTATCGGCAAGTATCCTTTTTTCGGACCTTATACATATCCCGGAGCTTGATTTTGGAAAGCTCCGTTTGTCATATGCGCAGACCAGCGGCGAGCCCACCGATGTTTACATTACATCTCAATATTACACCCTTACTAATCCTGTAAATGGCATACCTGCGGGAGGTTTCAGTGATAGTTTACCTAACCTTTTTTTAAAGCCATATACACTCACAGAAATGGAAGTGGGTACAGACCTGAAATTTTTGAACGGCAGACTGGGGCTTGATGTGGCTTATTTCCATCGAAAAACAAGGAACGAGATCATTAAGGGAGATCTTGACCTGGCAACAGGTTTTGCCCGAAGGTTTATCCCTACGGGCTCCACCCAAAACAATGGCATTGAGATTTCGATAAACGCTACACCTATTAAAACTGTTAATTTCAACTGGTCACCATCGTTTAACTTTACTTATGTACAAAACAAGATCCTGCAAACAGACGGCACACCTGAATCGGCCAATATAAGTTTTGGTACTTACCGGCCGCTCAATGCCGCCACGGCATTGGTTAAAGGACTACCAGGCCCACAGATCATGGCCAACGATTACCTCAGAAACAGTAAAGGGCAGATCATTTTTGACGGCAATGGCTTGCCGCAGGCCGGTCCGCGGGTACCTATGGGCAGTGCGGTGCCTAACATTTACGGCGGAGTTAATAACAATTTCACCTACAAAAAATTCAGCCTTTCATTTTTGGTCGATTACCGGTTTGGCAACAAAATACTTTCGGCCACAAATTATAACAGTATTTACCGCGGCTTTAATAAGCTTACTTTACCGGGGCGCGAAACCGGTGTTGTTGGTGATGGTGTAAACGCCAATGGTGATAAAAACACAGTTGTTGTACCGGCACAAACCTATTACCAGGCACTTGCCCAAAGCGTTTCTGCATTGAATGTTTTAGACGGCAGGTTTATTAAATTACGGCAGGTTACCTTTGGGTATACTTTTTCAAAGGGGTTTCTTAAACATACTCCATTTGAAGGAATAACCTTTTCATTAGTAGGCCGAAACCTATGGACGATCATGAAGCGATCTGACAATATCGACCCTGAATCGGGCTTTTCGCCGGATATAAAGTATGCCGGAATTGAGGGAGCAAGTCTTCCGCCAACCCATACTTACGGAATAAATATTAACTTTAAACTCAAAAAATAA
- a CDS encoding FecR family protein — MGNDKFIELAGKKLSNEISSDENNEFQRCLANDASLREQYEALSAYWKHSDTQYADNALAFQKIKSKIKAQEVIEPATAAIIPVKKGTIHYLWRAAAAVVLIAGCSYLFYSKTVTLGHGIASTTSGAWQNKNTSARDKSTIVLTDGTRITLNSQSSLRYPTNFTGKTREVYLSGEAFFDVHKDHEHPFIIHTEKMNIRVLGTAFNVKSYPNDPSSETTLIRGAIEVTLDDRPSDRIILKPSEKLIVKKGAFTTVRKNQAKLSPATDSSAGTQYVLTSFTRLHQDNSAILETSWTENKLIFRDENFADLAARMERWYGVEIKFKNDEMKKYRFTGTYEKETITQALDALRITENFHYKIKNSAIYIY; from the coding sequence ATGGGCAATGATAAATTTATAGAGCTGGCGGGCAAAAAACTGTCGAATGAAATCAGCTCTGATGAAAATAATGAATTTCAGCGTTGCTTAGCTAATGATGCTTCCCTTCGTGAACAATACGAAGCCCTTTCCGCATATTGGAAACATAGCGATACCCAATATGCCGACAATGCCCTCGCCTTTCAAAAAATAAAATCAAAAATTAAGGCGCAGGAAGTTATTGAACCTGCAACGGCGGCCATTATCCCCGTTAAAAAGGGTACAATACATTATCTTTGGCGTGCTGCGGCTGCCGTTGTTTTAATAGCAGGTTGCTCGTACCTTTTTTATTCAAAAACGGTTACCTTGGGCCACGGAATTGCAAGCACAACTTCCGGCGCCTGGCAAAATAAAAACACTTCTGCACGCGATAAATCAACCATTGTATTAACTGACGGTACACGTATTACCCTTAATTCACAAAGTTCGTTAAGATACCCAACAAACTTCACAGGCAAAACCCGCGAAGTTTATTTAAGCGGCGAAGCCTTTTTTGATGTACATAAAGATCATGAACATCCATTCATTATCCATACCGAAAAAATGAACATCAGGGTGTTGGGTACCGCTTTTAACGTTAAATCATACCCCAATGACCCATCAAGTGAAACAACCCTGATCAGGGGCGCCATTGAAGTTACACTTGACGACCGACCATCCGACAGGATCATTTTAAAACCAAGCGAAAAACTGATCGTTAAAAAAGGCGCGTTTACTACTGTACGTAAAAACCAGGCCAAGCTTTCACCAGCTACCGACAGCAGTGCAGGTACACAATATGTCTTAACCAGCTTTACGCGTCTTCATCAGGATAACAGTGCCATTTTAGAAACTTCGTGGACAGAAAATAAACTCATTTTCAGGGATGAAAACTTCGCCGATCTCGCCGCGCGCATGGAACGCTGGTATGGTGTTGAGATTAAATTTAAAAACGATGAAATGAAGAAGTACCGTTTTACCGGCACTTATGAAAAAGAAACCATTACCCAGGCACTTGATGCGTTACGCATTACCGAAAATTTTCATTATAAAATCAAAAATTCCGCCATTTATATTTATTAA
- a CDS encoding RNA polymerase sigma-70 factor has translation MRDRKVDTLKLWKLICNNDDENAFELFFHILNNSLIKFCVLYVHQREIAEEIVSDVFVKCWLNRKNLTEIQNPETYLFVAVKNQSLNHIKKYSTIHLVQIEETNSVEFVNTYNPQKEIENKELIFRMDQAIAGLPQQCRIVFRLIKEDGMRYKEVAEILNISPRTVQTQLFRAIKKLSVILTQYNKHHEAFLKPIQSTF, from the coding sequence TTGAGAGACAGAAAAGTTGATACGCTAAAATTATGGAAACTCATTTGCAACAATGACGATGAGAACGCCTTTGAATTGTTTTTCCATATCCTTAACAACTCGCTCATTAAATTTTGTGTACTGTATGTACATCAACGGGAAATTGCCGAAGAAATAGTTTCGGATGTGTTTGTAAAATGCTGGCTTAACCGTAAAAACCTTACTGAAATTCAAAACCCTGAAACCTATTTATTTGTAGCGGTAAAAAACCAATCGCTAAACCACATCAAAAAATACTCAACTATTCACCTTGTACAAATTGAAGAAACCAATTCGGTTGAATTTGTAAATACCTATAACCCTCAAAAGGAAATTGAAAACAAAGAGCTTATTTTTAGGATGGACCAGGCCATAGCTGGGTTACCGCAACAATGCCGAATTGTTTTCAGGCTGATAAAGGAGGATGGTATGAGGTATAAAGAAGTGGCCGAAATTCTTAATATTTCGCCCCGTACAGTACAAACCCAGCTTTTCAGAGCAATCAAGAAGCTTAGTGTCATTTTAACACAATACAACAAACACCACGAAGCTTTCTTAAAACCAATACAATCAACATTTTAG
- a CDS encoding alpha-L-fucosidase — MKRLFTVFFFVFGCFEVFGQQHNMSKQYVPAGDPAVEKKIANWQDLKFGLFMHWGTYSQWGVVESWSICPEDEGWTQRRGQYAATYNGYKAAYENLQTTFNPTKFNPEKWVQAAKDAGMKYVIFTTKHHDGFCMFDTKETDYKITSSKTPFSTNPRSNVTKEIFNAFRKDNFMVGAYFSKPDWHTENYWWPYFPPKDRNVNYDPQKYPERWQKFKDFTYNQISELMSDYGKVDILWLDGGWVRPKSSIDTTVEWQRGIKFDQDIDMPKIAAMGRQKQPGLIVVDRTVAGKYENYTTPEQEVPEVPLDHPWESCITMGNSWSYVPGDHYKSVQQIVQLLVKIVSRGGNLLMNIGPGPDGDWDPVAYERLQGISNWMKINGEGIYASQSVAPYSTGNIYYTKAKNSNTIYAFALSDQEKVVLQATVSVKLKDIKKVKKVTLLGSTQSLKWKQVADGIDISIPAKLQQASGLNEAAGFKIVY, encoded by the coding sequence ATGAAACGATTATTTACAGTATTTTTTTTTGTTTTCGGCTGCTTTGAAGTATTTGGACAACAGCACAATATGTCAAAACAGTATGTCCCCGCCGGCGACCCTGCAGTTGAGAAAAAAATTGCAAACTGGCAGGACCTTAAGTTCGGTTTGTTTATGCATTGGGGTACTTACAGCCAGTGGGGTGTAGTTGAAAGCTGGAGCATTTGTCCCGAAGATGAAGGCTGGACGCAACGCCGCGGTCAGTATGCTGCTACTTATAACGGATATAAAGCGGCGTATGAAAATTTACAAACTACTTTTAACCCAACCAAATTCAATCCGGAGAAATGGGTGCAGGCAGCTAAGGACGCCGGTATGAAATATGTGATCTTCACTACCAAGCACCATGACGGTTTTTGCATGTTTGATACCAAAGAAACTGATTATAAGATCACGAGCAGCAAAACTCCTTTTTCAACCAATCCAAGAAGCAATGTAACTAAGGAGATCTTCAACGCTTTCCGCAAAGATAACTTTATGGTGGGTGCTTATTTTTCAAAGCCCGACTGGCATACTGAAAACTATTGGTGGCCATACTTTCCGCCTAAAGACCGCAATGTAAACTATGATCCTCAAAAATATCCTGAACGCTGGCAGAAATTCAAAGATTTTACCTACAACCAGATCAGCGAACTGATGAGCGATTATGGTAAGGTTGATATTTTATGGCTTGACGGAGGATGGGTACGCCCGAAAAGTAGTATTGATACTACTGTAGAATGGCAGCGCGGAATAAAGTTTGATCAGGATATTGATATGCCGAAGATAGCCGCTATGGGGAGGCAAAAACAGCCCGGACTTATCGTGGTTGACCGTACCGTAGCCGGCAAATATGAAAATTACACCACTCCTGAGCAGGAAGTACCCGAAGTGCCGCTTGACCATCCCTGGGAGAGCTGCATAACCATGGGTAATTCATGGAGCTATGTTCCCGGCGACCATTATAAATCGGTACAGCAGATAGTTCAGTTATTGGTGAAAATCGTATCGCGCGGCGGCAACCTCCTTATGAATATAGGCCCAGGTCCTGATGGCGATTGGGACCCGGTAGCTTATGAACGCCTGCAGGGTATCAGCAATTGGATGAAGATCAATGGTGAGGGTATTTACGCCAGCCAGTCGGTTGCTCCGTATTCAACAGGTAATATATATTATACAAAAGCCAAAAACAGCAATACTATTTATGCCTTTGCTTTGAGCGACCAAGAAAAGGTTGTTTTACAGGCTACGGTATCTGTAAAATTAAAAGACATTAAAAAGGTAAAGAAAGTCACCTTGCTTGGCAGCACTCAAAGCCTTAAGTGGAAACAGGTAGCTGATGGTATTGATATCAGTATCCCGGCAAAATTACAACAAGCCAGCGGGCTAAATGAAGCGGCCGGTTTTAAAATAGTTTATTAA